In Girardinichthys multiradiatus isolate DD_20200921_A chromosome 18, DD_fGirMul_XY1, whole genome shotgun sequence, a single window of DNA contains:
- the schip1 gene encoding schwannomin-interacting protein 1 isoform X5 has protein sequence MVHQENCSYQAQKNERESIRQKLALGSFFDDGPGIYTSCSKSGKPSLSSRLQSGMNLQICFVNDSGSDKDSDADDSKTETSLDTPLSPMSKQSSSYSDRDTTEDDSESLEDMDFLSRQKKLQAEAKLALAMAKPMAKMQVEVEKQNRKKSPVADLLPHMPHISECLMKRSLKPTDLRDMTLGQLQVIVNDLHSQIESLNEELVQLLLIRDELHMEQDAMLVDIEDLTRHAESQQKHLAERTLSK, from the exons ATGGTCCACCAGGAAAACTGTTCTTACCAG GCCCAAAAGAATGAGAGGGAGTCAATCAGACAGAAGCTGGCCCTGGGCAGTTTCTTTGACGACGGGCCGGGCATCTACACGAGCTGCAGCAAGAGCGGGAAACCCAGCCTGTCCTCACG GCTGCAGAGTGGCATGAACCTGCAGATCTGTTTTGTCAATGACAGCGGCAGCGACAAGGACAGCGATGCAGATGATAGCAAGACAGAGACTAGTCTGGACACACCTTTGTCCCCTATG TCCAAGCAGAGCTCCTCCTACTCGGACAGGGACACCACGGAGGACGACTCGGAGTCCCTGGAGGACATGGACTTTTTGAGTCGACAGAAGAAGCTGCAGGCAGAGGCAAAGTTAGCCCTGGCGATGGCCAAGCCCATGGCCAAGATGCAGGTGGAGGTGGAGAAACAGAACCGCAAAAAGTCGCCAGTGGCTGACCTG CTTCCACACATGCCTCATATCAGTGAGTGTCTTATGAAAAGAAGTCTGAAACCCACCGACTTGAGAGACATGACGCTGGGGCAGCTTCAGGTTATAGTCAATGACCTGCACTCCCAGATTGAGA GTCTGAATGAGGAGCTTGTACAGTTGCTACTGATCCGAGATGAACTACACATGGAGCAAGATGCCATGCTGGTTGACATTGAGGACCTCACCAG GCATGCCGAGAGCCAGCAGAAACATTTGGCTGAGAGGACCCTATCCAAATAA
- the schip1 gene encoding schwannomin-interacting protein 1 isoform X4, producing the protein MDGVDDVIRQAAVIYLSDDYKEAQKNERESIRQKLALGSFFDDGPGIYTSCSKSGKPSLSSRLQSGMNLQICFVNDSGSDKDSDADDSKTETSLDTPLSPMSKQSSSYSDRDTTEDDSESLEDMDFLSRQKKLQAEAKLALAMAKPMAKMQVEVEKQNRKKSPVADLLPHMPHISECLMKRSLKPTDLRDMTLGQLQVIVNDLHSQIESLNEELVQLLLIRDELHMEQDAMLVDIEDLTRHAESQQKHLAERTLSK; encoded by the exons ATGGACGGTGTAGATGATGTCATCAGGCAGGCAGCCGTCATCTACCTCAGTGATGACTACAAAGAG GCCCAAAAGAATGAGAGGGAGTCAATCAGACAGAAGCTGGCCCTGGGCAGTTTCTTTGACGACGGGCCGGGCATCTACACGAGCTGCAGCAAGAGCGGGAAACCCAGCCTGTCCTCACG GCTGCAGAGTGGCATGAACCTGCAGATCTGTTTTGTCAATGACAGCGGCAGCGACAAGGACAGCGATGCAGATGATAGCAAGACAGAGACTAGTCTGGACACACCTTTGTCCCCTATG TCCAAGCAGAGCTCCTCCTACTCGGACAGGGACACCACGGAGGACGACTCGGAGTCCCTGGAGGACATGGACTTTTTGAGTCGACAGAAGAAGCTGCAGGCAGAGGCAAAGTTAGCCCTGGCGATGGCCAAGCCCATGGCCAAGATGCAGGTGGAGGTGGAGAAACAGAACCGCAAAAAGTCGCCAGTGGCTGACCTG CTTCCACACATGCCTCATATCAGTGAGTGTCTTATGAAAAGAAGTCTGAAACCCACCGACTTGAGAGACATGACGCTGGGGCAGCTTCAGGTTATAGTCAATGACCTGCACTCCCAGATTGAGA GTCTGAATGAGGAGCTTGTACAGTTGCTACTGATCCGAGATGAACTACACATGGAGCAAGATGCCATGCTGGTTGACATTGAGGACCTCACCAG GCATGCCGAGAGCCAGCAGAAACATTTGGCTGAGAGGACCCTATCCAAATAA